The Pyrenophora tritici-repentis strain M4 chromosome 2, whole genome shotgun sequence genome window below encodes:
- a CDS encoding Dimer-Tnp-hAT domain containing protein has protein sequence MDELERWRRFELRWTQEQFEQGSNPVSYWISLRPKYPNLAHMAIDILTIPASSCECERLFSELGDLLEPRRRKIGSQLLSAIQCIRSWRDAGFKPPSDYNSGDITDAEVATIYEICKWDSEAYF, from the exons ATGGATGAGCTGGAGCGTTGGCGACGGTTTGAACTCCGctggacgcaggagcagttcGAACAAGGTAGTAATCCTGTTAGCTATTGGATAAGCCTACGCCCGAAGTATCCCAACCTAGCGCATATGGCGATCGATATATTAACGATACCGGCCTCAAGTTGTGAGTGCGAGCGGCTGTTCAGCGAGCTCGGTGATTTATTAGAGCCAAGGCGACGCAAAATTGGGTCACAACTGCTTTCAGCAATACAGTGTATACGAAGCTGGCGCGACGCTGGCTTTAAGCCTCCATCTGACTACAATTCAGGCGACATAACTGACGCTGAGGTAGCTACAATATACGAGATATGCAAGTGGGACAGCGAAGCTTA TTTTTAA